The DNA region TAAGCACTTTCTTCTGCTTCCAATGTTACATTCCACTCCAAATGAGTTGATTTTCCATGAGGAGTGAATGCATAAACTCCCTTGCTTGCACTAGTTCTGTTCTCATCAACCCCAAATTCACCGGGTATTACGTCCTTTATCGTTAAGTTTCTCTCAATACCGTGATTTGTTACTAGTATGCGGAACTTCCACTCCAAGTACGTATGAGTGGGAACTGTTGTGTTTCCTTCAAGCAATATTTTTTCTATTGTCGGATCACCCACCACAATAATCCTAATAGGACATGTGGTTATCTCAGCATCTCCGCCATCCCAGTGAGCGTAAAACTCCAGAGGAATAATATACTCCCCAGCAGGAACGTCACCTACACTTACATTCCCCATGAAAGTGTATTTATCTTCCGAAGCTATCTCCCTCTCTACTCCATCTTCAGTTTCTATCCAAACATCCATATTTACCGGAAGACCTGAGTAATTAGGATATAAGCGAACCCAAACACTCTTAAGCTCGTTTAAGTAGTTTCCAACCGTTAAAGCATCAAAAGTTAGATTACTATTCTTTTCCATAACAACAGTTGCTGCATACTCCTCATAACACATAAAGCTTAAATATTCCTTGTCATGAGGAACTACTGCCACTTTAACCTCTCTTCCTGCTTCAAAGTATATAAAAGTCCCACTCGAGCCGATAACCATCAATGATGACAGAAGCATCACTAGGATAATTGGCAAAATCTTTCTCATCTTCCTAACACCTCCGCTTTGACCTGCCTCCATAACGCCGATCGTTTAATTCTTATTTTGAGAATATCCCCCTCCCCAATTCCAGATACAATGTAAACTAACCCCAAGAAAACCGAAGTCTCCAGAAGGATAGCAAATATTGGGAGAATTGGGCTTATTGAATAAAGCCTGGTTATAATTGATTCGGGTAGTACAGGCATATATGCATTGACTTTAACTTTGTCCGCATATAGCGAGGTTTCTTCTGGAGTGTTTACAATGACTTTGATAGTTTTCTCCTCGTTGGCCCCCAAATCAAAACGCGTATCAGATATATCCGATATAAAAGGCGTTTCGACCGTTATGTGATAAATCATTGGATAAAAGTTCCCATTTTTAATCGTTAGCTCCCTCTCAAAAGTCGAACCCGGTAAGTACCATCCTTCTCTTAGTCCTCCTGCCGAAGTTACAACATATTCAATTGAAAAAACCTGCCAAGATACGAACATTGATGTGGCTATCATCACAAGCAATAACGCGGAGGCTAATATATAGAGTGTTTTGAATTTTACTTTAATGAATTTTTTCCTCCCTTTTCGCTTACTTGTTTTCTTTTCAGTGCTGAAGACAACAGCCCCTAAAAGCACAAGGAAAAATGCCAAAAACATTTTATTGTTGTTTGATATTCTTCCCTGGAGATAGCTCCCTAAGTTGGGTAGCTTAAGGGGGGTCTCACCAAGTATAACCACTTTTCCTGCTATCTGTTCTTTTGAAATAGGCGGTACTTTTCCATCTTGCTGATCCGTAGCAACGTTGTTGTCTCCCTTCGTTATGTAGCCATCATCTACAATAGCAACTACCCTGTGGACAGTCCAAGCACCATACATGTTAAAGACGATTATATCCTTAACATCAGCATTCCTTGAGAAAGGATTTATGAAGAAAAGGTCTCCCTTGCTTATAGTTGGGGTCATACTGTCGGAATAAGCATAAGACATGAAAATAGGTCTATCTAAGAGAACACCCACAATTGAACCCATAATAAGCATGAACACCACGGACAAAACACCGTATTCAATGAGCCGCTTCATTCACAGCTACCTCCGAAGGCTTCTATAGTTATCACCTGATTGTAATCACCTAGAGGCAAGCCATGTGTGTCAAAGCGTATTCCAACTTTGACTGATTCGTCTGCTAAAACAGTAAACTCTATACTTTGGGCCCAAAAGCCGGCGTAATCACCTTTAAAAAATGCAATGTTTGAAGAAGTAGAATTAACCCTAACACAAATTTCACTAAAACCAGTCTCGCTCTCATTGTTCTTAATCTCAAAAACCTCTTCAAAAACGTAAGTACTGTTTGAGGATAGGCCTTCACCAAACCCCGGATAAAATGGGCTCTCGTTGCTGATTTCAACTTTTAAAACTCCGTTGCTGAGATAAGAATAGGGAGGAAGGGGGTTTTCAATAGAAAAATTAGAAGCATTATCAGGAACAGCATAAACAACAGGAATTGGTCTTTCCACGTACCATCCCAAACTGCTAAAGAATAGCACAACTAACACAATAACTATATAAGATATTTTTATTATTTTTCTCACTTTTCTTCCCCCTTGAAAATTAAATAATAAGGAGCAAAGGCTCCAAAAATGAAATGACTAAATCTTCAGATCTAGTCTTCACATGGCCCAAGTGTTGCATCAAGGTTCAAGGTTCCGTCCACTGAGTCTCCATCGTCTAATCCGTCGCTGTCAATTATCATTCCAATTTCGACTACTTCTCCTGGAAGAATAGTAACATGGAGCTCATCCGTTCCTGGTTGACCCACGTAGTCTCCCTCAAAGAAGCTAACAGCGCCGCTTCCACTGTACTCAATGTTCATACAAATGGTTACGTTTTCCCAGAGATCATTGCTTACTCCGAAAATGTGCTCAAAGATATAGAGTGAGTCTGGACTAACTCCTTCTCCAAAGCCCTTTTGCCAGTTTCCATTGTTTGTGCTCAAATCAATTACGAGCATACCATTGTAGTTTATGTATGCATAAGGTTGCAGTGGTCTAAGGTCAATAAGTTCATTGTCGTCTGGGACAATAGCTATATGAACCTCTCTATCAGCCTCGAAGTATGCAAAGCTTGCACTGCTGGCTGTAACAGCGATCACGATCCCTGCTATTAGCATGAAGATTCCTAGTATCTTTTTCATATCACTTCACCCCCCCACATACAAAGGGTTGATCTCCTAGCGGCCATGCTTTAATAGTTACATTGCCATAGAAGTCGCCAAGTCCAAAACCACCTGTTGCTAGCTCCATACCAACTCCAAGTTCCTCACCAGGAGCTAGAACGAAACAGACATCTCCAGCTGCAGTATCTGAGTTGTACGGCTTAGTGTTGGTACCCGTTACGTACATATTTTTGGTCGGGTCATAGAAGGAGAAGGTTCCTGGATCTGAGGAGATTACCTCCACAACTATAGTCACATTCTCCCACAGGTCATTACTTACATAGAAGACGTGGTCAAAGTTATATCTTGACTGCGGGCTTAATCCTAAGCCTCTAATTGGCGTCTCGTTGTCCCACCAATCAGGGTCTTCCCATCCTGGCCAGTTGGGGTTGTTCATTGAGAAGTCTATAACTAGCTTTCCTCTGTAGTTTATGTATGCATATGGCTGTCCTGGGTGCAGATCAATGAGTTCCACATCGTCAGCCACTACTGCAATGTGACTGCTTCTTTGGGCTCTGTAGTCCCTAAAAGTAGCACTGGTGCCTAACGCAAAAGCGAAGGCTACTAGAATCCCTAAAATGCCAAGCGCTAAAACTTTTTTCATTTTTTCCCCTCCGGGTTTTTAAAGCGGTGCCCCATCTCATGATGGAACACTCAACTTACTTCTTGATTGTTATGCTATATAGACAATTTCTGCTTACTGAGCCGGTAATGAGTTGTTACTTAGCATTATATGCTCCGTATAACTCTATAGACCTTCATACGATGGATCATGGATAAAAGAAGGTATATGCCAGCAGCTATTGTTAATGGAATGTTGCTAAGCCACAATCCCGTGAGTGCAAAAATCAATGAAACCCCTGCATAAAAAGTGCTCCAACTTATGTCATGTTTTTCTACAACTTCCATGTAAATATCAACGTCCTCAGGGACAGCGATAAGCTCTACAATTCCCCTTTCAAAGCTTATTATTCCTGCTCTCTCCATCTTGGGAATGTGTGTCTGCACAAGACTTACATATACGCTTTTCCTATGCCTTCTGTCAGTCTGCCCTTCTTCCTCGGCTATAAACTCCACTATATCCCTAAGTTCTGCTTTGCCGTTTGACTTCTGGAGATACTCTATCAAAAGCATCCTTCTTTCATTCCCAAGTATCATAGAAGTGGTAGTCATCACACCACCAACCTATAATGCCTTCTACGATTTCCGTTTGTATAAAATACCTCAACAAGGCCTTTTTCCACAAGCTTTCTCAGCACTTTCTCTACTTTCTGTCGGGTGCATTCTATACCCATTTCATTTAAAAACCGAGTTAAAAATGCTACAGTAAGCTCACCTTGCTTTTCAAGGAGTCTTAAAATCTCAGTTTCTATAGATCTTTTAGTCTTTTCCAACATTTACTCACCTTTCACTATGTAATTATTTATCATTGTAAGCGGTATAGTGGGTCTAAACTTTCCGCTTATCCTCACTAATATTATTAAAAGAGGCGATTATGATTAGCATTAACTATAAAGATAACTAGGGCCTCATACTATTTAAACGTTCCTGAGAAGTTCGATTTCCAACAAAAAGCCGTTCTCACTGCTCTATTGAACACGAGACCAGCAATAAAGATTTAACACCCTCTGAAGCAACATGATTCAAATATAGGACATTAGACAGCATTTTGAAAATTTAGAAAAAAATCAATCATTTTCCAATAACTCCAAATATGTTCCGAGGGAGTATGCCAAACGTATGAATTATACCCATAGACATCCAAAACCGTCAAGTTACCTCAGAAAGACTTAACATAAACAGAGCCAATATTTCATGGTTCGAATAGCAGAAGTAAGATGAAAAATGGGGTTCGACTCTCTGGAGCCCATGTTAATGGTAGCCCCGCGGGGATTCGAACCCCGGTCGCGGGATCCAAAGTCCCGCATGCTTGGCCGCTACACCACGGGGCTGTGCCCGTTGGATAGATGTGGTGAAGGGTTTATAAATTTTGCTCTATTATGTGGACTCAATAACAAGCTCTACATAAAAAGCCCACAGGAGGCTATAAGCATAATATTCCAGTTTAAGCACGTTTTTGCCAGATTAAGGTGTATACTATTATTTATAAGCTAAATTAGCGTTGATGAGGGAAGATTTAGAGGTCTAAAATCAAACACGCGTTGATGATATAGTTAAGCTGAAAGCAAAATAAAAGAAGATATTAAAAGCAGTTTGGAATAGCTTATTATTTAGCGTTTTTTCTATCTAAAGATTCCTCCCAGGTGAGTATCATGTGAGTAAAAGTCCCTTCTTCTTCCTTTATGCCCCTCTTAATTTCAGAGACGTGAGCATATTCGGCTTTGAACTGTTCCAAAATGTAATCTACAGCCTTTTCCGGGTCAGCCTTGTCACCACATGTGTAAACATCCAAAGCAGCATATCTCTCCTCCGGCCATGTGTGTATGGAGATGTGGGATTCTGCAACTATAACCACTCCGCTGACTCCTGTTGGGGAGAACTTAAAGAAGTAGCTCGATTTGACCTCCATATTGCTTACTTGTGCAGCTTTTAGGAATATCTCTCTGATCTTGTTTGCATCACTCAAAATCTCTGCATCGCACCCAGCAGCCTCAACAACGTAGTGATATCCAATTGTATCACTCACCGCAACCACCTCACTTATGCTATGGGTTCATAAGCTAAAGTCTATCACCTAACTAATAAACTTAACCATCCCACTTCCTTCTCTCAAAGTTTATCGGAGCGATGTAGGTTTTATAGAACTCTCTAAGCCTCCTCGTATGAATCTCAATCCATTCGCCGCTAACCTTTCTCCTAGCAACACCATCCTTAAGTGCCTGCTCTGCGACGGCACGAGCTTCCTTAGGATACACATCCGGATGTAGAGGAGAGGGTATAATGTAATCTTCACTAAGCTCTTCATCGCTCACAACGCTCGCTATAGCCTTAGCTGCCGCAATATTCATTTGAAGCGTTATATCTCTCGCTTTAACGTCCAGAGCACCTCTAAAAATTCCAGGAAAACCAAGAACATTGTTAATTTGATTTGGATAGTCACTCCTACCTGTGGCCACAATCCTAGCGCCGGCCTTTTTGGCCTCTTCCGGCATTATTTCGGGAATTGGATTTGCCATGGCAAAAACTATTGCATCATCGGCCATTTTAGCGACCATGTCCCCACTAACCAATCCCCCAACGCTCACACCAATGAAAACATCCGCACCTTCCATGGCATTTGCCAAGCTCCCGCTCAAGTTCTCACGATTGAACTTAGCTACCTCTTCCTTGTAGGGATTTAAGTTTTCTCTCCCCTCATAAATTATACCATGTCTATCTACCATTAGAATGTCCCTAACACCCATATAATGCAAAAGCCTGGCAATAGCAATGCCTGCAGCGCCCGCGCCGCTCATAGCGACTTTAATCTCACCAAATTTCTTTCCCACAAGTTTTAGGGCATTAATAAGGCCTGCAATGGTAACAACAGCAGTTCCATGCTGGTCATCATGAAAAACTGGAATGTCCAATTCCATCTTTAATCTCTCTTCAATCTCAAAGCAGCGAGGAGCACTTATGTCTTCCAGATTAATGCCTCCGAATCCTTTTGAGATGAGTTTTAGTGTATCAACAATTTCATCGACATCTCTGCTATCAATTAGGATCGGAAAAGCGTCAATTCCCGCAAGTGCCTTAAAAAGAACACATTTTCCTTCCATAACAGGCATTCCCGCTAAAACACCAATGTCACCAAGACCTAGAATAGCGCTCCCGTCTGTTGCAACTGCCACAGTGTTTGGGATTATCGTATAGTCCTCATAGCTTTCCCCCTCATGAATGGCTTTGCACGGCTCAGCAACTCCAGGGGTGTAAGCGAGGGTTAAGTCGTAGAAGTCCTCAAGCTTAACCTTTGGAATAACCTCTATTTTGCCATTACCAGGAAAATTGTTCCTGTGATACTCTAATGCATCTTTCTTAAGGTTCTTCCTCTGCTCTTTGCTAATTTTCATTCTCCTTCACCCAATGAACAGCTTTGGTTGTCACCTAATACTTTAAATAGACGTTTCTTTAAATTTGACATACAAAATAAAAACCCAGCAAATAAAAAACTTTATCTTGAGAAATCAAAACAAATTGCCGGGGTGAAAATATGAGACCCAAATTCCTAAAGAAACTTGCTGAAATGGAGCATAAAAAGATGATTATGTATCCCTTAATTGTTTTTGTTGTAGCTCTACTCATTTTGGCGGTTAAACCCCCCACACTAGGAATTGACCTAGCTGGTGGTGTTGTTGTAACTGCCCAAGGGGTAAGCACAAATCCAGATGAAGTTGCAAAATACGTTAGCGATAAGTTAGGAATAGAAGTTAGGGTGGAGAGCTTTACTAGCTTAGCCGGAGGAGGTATAAACGTTTATGCGCCTGCGGGGTCTTCTCCTGAGGACATAATAAGCGTTCTAAAGGAAAAGTTCCCAGACGCAAAATACGCACAAAGTGAAGTACAACCGACGTTTGGAGAAATGGCACAAAAGCAGGGAATTAAAGCTATAAGCTATGCGTTTCTAGGAATGGCTATAGTGGTATTCCTCTTCTTCAGGGTTTTGGTACCTTCATTCACGGTCATATTCTCCGCAATATCAGACATGATAATAGCGGTAGCTTTAATGAGTCTAGTAGGAATAGAGCTGAGCCAAGCCACAATAGCGGCTCTGCTGATGTTGATAGGTTATTCAGTTGACAGCAACATCCTCTTGACAACAAAGCTCCTCAAGAAGAAAGAAGACACGATAAAGGAAGCCTACTTTTCCGCTGTGTCTACAGGTTTCACCATGAGTACTACAACTCTAGGCGCTTTAGCATCACTTTGGCTCATCTCAACAGCCCCAGTAATCGACCAAATTGCCGTAGTTTTGGTATTCGGTCTCCTAGCGGATTTCATGAACACTTGGGTTCTCAACGCTGGAGTTTTAAAGTGGTATCTCTCAAGGGGTGAAAAGCAATGAAGTGGAAAAATCTCCTGCTAAATTGGCGCGTTTTATTGTTGCTCATCTTTGTAATAGGCTCATTTGCTTCTATAATTGCGTATGGACTAACATTTGGTCTCGACATAAGCGGGGGTACTGCAATAACAGTTAGACTTGAAAAGCCAGTCGACCAGAACACTATGGATAAAGTTGTTACTTCACTTACTAACAGAATTAACCGTTTAGGTATAGCAGATGTCAAAGTGGAGCCTTGGGGAGACCAGTACATAATTGTAAAAGTAGCAAACGTTAGTGAAGATACTGTGAGGGGAATTAAAGAGACTATTGAAAAGCAAGGTGTCTTCTACGCTGAATTTGAGGGAGAGATCTTTGCTACTGGAGAGGATATAGTCCAAGTGTTTGAGTATAGAATTGAACCAAGCACTTATAGATGGCACGTTCCATTCCAAATCTCCCAAAAAGCAGCCGAGAGATTTGCTCAACTAGCTTTAAACAAGCCGGGGTATCCTGTTGATATGTTTTTAGACCCACCCGTTAACTCCCTCCTTTTAGTGTCCCAAGAAACTTACAATGTAATGAAGGATGAGTTCAATGCCCAAGCTCCCCAAGCTATGTCACTTCCTGAGCGCATTAAGAAGGCATTCAACATAGATACTGTGGTATACGCTAACCAAAGCATTGATGAAATAGTTGATTTAGCTAAAGATAAAGACTTGGTGGTGCTGATCGGGGTCAACGGGAACCTAAAGGATGAACTTGAGAGCAGAGGGGTTAGAGTTAGGGTTATAGAGAGAGGAAAGGACGAGACAACATACGATTTGATAACAAAAGCCCTAGGTCTATACGGTCCATACAGCGTTGGTGAAGGATTAACTCACGGCCAAGCTGCGACAAACGTAGAGATTACAGGCTCTTCTTCAAATCCATACCTAGCTCAACAGGAGGCAAGCATAATCTCCGTCGTCCTTGCAAGTGGTTCACTACCCATTAAAGTTTATGTAGAGGGAACACAATACATCTCCGCCGAGCTTGGAAGAGACTTCAAGAACCAAGTGCTCATAGCAGGTATAGCTGCTCTATTGGTAGTTGGTGCAGTGGTTTACGCTCACTATAGGAAGCTTAGGATAGCAATACCAGTCGTAAGCACAAGCTTGAGCGAAGTAATTATAATCCTAGGCGTTGCGGCACTGATTAAGTGGAACTTGGACTTACCAAGTATAGCTGGTATTATTGCGGCAATTGGAACAGGTGTAGACCAGCAAATAGTCATCACGGACGAGTTGTTAGGCTCTCAAAGGAAGGAGAGAATAACTAAGAGAAGCGGCGTCCTAAAGAGAATGGGAAGGGCTTTCTTCGTTATCTTAGCGTCGGCAACAACAACCGTTGTGGCAATGAGCTTCCTATTCAAGTTCTTCGTAGGAGGTCTTAGAGGATTTGCATTCACAACAATATTGGGCGTGCTGATAGGTATAAGCATAACGAGACCAGCATATGCAGAGATAGCGAAGATGCTTTTGAGCGAGAAGAAGAGGTGATGGAATGTTTGTTGTAGTAATGGGTGCGGGCAGAGTTGGATTTTTAGTCTCGAAGATGCTCGAAAGTGAGGGACATGATGTAACCATAATAGAAAGCAATAAAGAGAAGGCAAAGGAGCTTGCCAACTTGATAAACGGTTTAGTGATAAACGGAGATGCAACAAACCAAAGCGTGCTCGAGGAGGCAAATATAAAGCAGGCAGATGCATTTGCTGCTCTGACAGGACAGGACGATGCTAACTTATTGGCATGCATACTTGCAAAGCACCTAAACCCAAACATAACCACCATCCTAAGGGTCAGCAACATTAAGAACAAGCAAGTCTTTGAGCAAGTTGAGGACTTAAAGAAGTACTTTGACTACGTCGTAAGTCCAGAAGAAATGGCAGCTAACTACATATTTAGAACTATCGTAACTCCCGGCTTTGATAGAGTCATGCTGCCAAAGGAAGGCGCGGAGATAGTTCAGTTCAGCATAAACAGCGAAAACGATATTTCGGAAAAGCTCGTAAAAGAACTTGGATTGCCAAGAGATTCCTTAATAGTGGCAGTTTATGACGAAAAAGGAAATCTAATAATACCCTCTGGAGAGACAAAACTCCCAAAGAAGGGCCAAGTCATAATATTCGCAAGGGACAAAGCTCTCGAAGAGATAAAAAAGATATTCGAGAAAAAGAGAGAGTAGCTTTCTCCCCTTTAATTTTAAATATTCTGAGAGCGATTCCTTCTTTGATGCCTTATGTTGAAGTGCCAAATTTGTAAGGCCACATATCCAGATGTTTTTCGCTTAAAGTGTGACTGTGGTGGCCTCTTAGACGTTGTGAATGAGTTTGAAAAACCCCTCGAGGACCTCTTAAACAGTGATTATTTAGACATTAGAAGATATCTAAACCTTTTACCTGTGAACCAAAAAACTCTCCCCTCACTAACTCCCCCAATAACCCCAGTTATCGAGAGAAAAATCGAAGGGATGAAAGTTTTATTCAAGCTCGAATACTTAATGCCGAGCGGTTCCTTTAAAGATAGAGGAACCTACGTCACCGTTGCAAAGCTTAAAGAGGAGGGTATAAAAGAGATAAGCCTCGATTCTTCGGGAAACGCTGCAATAAGCTTTGCTCTCTTTGGAAAGGCTGAAAACATTAGAGTTCACGTCTTTATTCCAAAACATACAAGTGAAGGCAAAAAGAAGCTCTTAAGGCTTTTAAAGGCAGAGATTCATGAGATAGACGGCTCAAGAATGGAAGTTCATGAGAAGGCCCAAGAGTTTAAAGGAGCCACATACGTTTCCCACTGGTATAACCCCTATTTTTTGGAAGGGACTAAATTAACAGCTTATGAAGCTTTTGAACAGATTGGAGAAGTTGAATATGTAATAATACCCACAGGCAGCGGTAGTTTATTTTTAGGCCTATACAAGGGGTTCAAGGAGCTCGAAAGATTTGGAAAAATAAAGAAGATCCCCAAACTAATCGCAGTCCAAGCAAAGGGATTTGAAAGCTTGGGAAAGAGGAGCAAAGAAAAAAACATGCTCGGAGAGGGAATAGCAATTCCAGAGCCGCCAAGAAAGGAGCAGATAAAAAGTGCTCTCAAAGAATCTAAAGGAGTGCACATTTCCGTAAGTGAAGAAGAGACAAAGAAAGCTCTGGAAGAACTCAGATCAATGGGCTTTATTGTAGAAGCAACGTCTGCAGTGGGCTACGCAGGATTTAAACTACTCCTAAAGAAAGAATTATTAAAAGAAAACTCCAAAACACTAATGCCCTTAACTGGTTCAGGGTTCAAATCATTGACATTATGATGAAAATTTTTTCATGAATGCGTATGAAATTGTAAAAAATAACATATCATAAGCATAAAGTATTTAAAGCAACCAGAGTAGCCAAAAATGTGCCTAATTTTCACGTTCACAGGAGATGATGCTTATGGAGGACGTTATTAAGCAAATCGTTGAGGCCGAAAAGGAAGCAGAGGAGAGGATTGAAAAAGCCAAGCAAGATGCAAAGCTTATTATTCAAAAAGCAAGAGAAGATGCAAAAAACATTGAGAATTCCATAATACAAAAGGCTCAGGAAGAGTCCAAAAAGATTGTTGAGGCAAAAAAGAAGGAAGGCGAGCAAGAAGCTGAAAAGATTTTAGAAGAGAATGAAAAAGAACTTGAGGAGCTTAAGGCAAGAGCGATAGAGAATTTTGAGAAGGCCGTTGATGAAGCGTTAAAGCTCGTCAGAGGGATTTGAGATGTTTAAGCCCCACGAGATGGTCAAGCTCGAGGTCATCAGCCTTAACAGGTATAAGGACAAGCTTCTTACGTATCTCCATGAAGAGGGCGTAGTTGAAATAAGGGAAGTTAAAGTTGATATAGCTCAAAAAGACACTCCAAATGAGTTCTATCGAAAGGCAGCATCATACAGCATAGGCATATCAAGGCTCGTAGAGTTCTTGGGAGCGTTTAAAAAAGAGGGTAAAGGGGGCATAAAAAGCTTCATATTCCCGGAGCCACTCCCAAAGAATCCATTCAAATACACAAGCATTGAAGACCTCGTAAAAGAAGTGGAGAACTTCTTAGAGAAAGCTGAACCTGAGATAAAGAAAGTCGAGCAGAAATTAAACTCAACCACAACCGAGATTGAGAGAATAAAGACTGACATAAACATTTTAGAGCTCCTCTCAGCCCTCGAAATTGATGTCGCCTATATGAGGGGAACAAAGTTTCTAGAGATTGTTGCAGGAACTGTGGATAGGGAGAAGTTCTCCCCAATGATCGAAGAGCTCACCAAAACCCTCGAAAAAAGGATAGCCTATGTATCCAAAGAACTAAAAGGACAATATCTGGTTGTTGTTGTGGTCTTAAAGCAAGATTATGATAAAGCTAATCCAATTTTGGCAAAGTATTCCTTTGGAAGGATAGAAGTCCCAGAGGGCAAAGGAACACCAAGAGAGTTAATAAAGGAATATCAATCAAAGCTCAGCGAAAAGGAGAGAGAGCTTGAGGATATAAAGAAAGAAGCACAGGCCATCTCTGAAAAATACTACGATAAGCTCGTTTTTTACCAAGAGCTGATGGAGAACGAGAGGGAGAAAGCAAACACACTAAGCAATTTAGCTAGAACGAACATGACTTTCGCTCTGTTTGGATGGACACCGAAGGAAAACGTGGATAAGCTGATTAAGGGCATTAAAGAGGTCACAGAAGGCAAAGTCCACATAAACATCAAAGAGCCTACAGAGAAAGAACTCGATGATATTCCAATCAAGCTTAAAAACCCGGGATGGGCAAAGCCCTTTGAGCTGTTAACAGAGATGTTTGGTGTACCCAAATACAACGAGTTCGATCCTACACCAATATTAGCATTCACATACTCATTCTTCTTCGGCTTCATGCTAACGGACTTCATGTACGGACTGCTAATAGGTGTAATAGCTGCCTTACTGGTTAAAGGCCACAAGCATCTCGAAGATGGTACATACCAATTCTCAAAAATCCTCCTTTGGAGTGCAGTGTTCACAATGATCATGGGTGTGGTGTTCGGGAGCTACTTTGGAGATGCCCTCCAAAAAGTTGGCAACGTGCTTGGCTTTAATGTCCCAATGGCAATAGACGCGATGAGAGGGGCACTCACAGTCCTCATAATAGCTCTCGTAATCGGTTTAATCCACCTTTTCATAGGATACACCATGGGTTTCATAGTCAAGCTGAGAAACGGAGAAGTAAAATCCGCTTTGACGGAACAGCTGTCATGGATGCTCATCATAATCGGTGTATCTCTCTTCGCCATTAGCTTGAACAATCCTGCATTAGCACTCCCAGCCAAGGCGGTGTTTGGAGTAGGATTCATACTATTCATAATAGCAGAGCTCTCAAATGGAGGACTAGCAGCTCTAATGATAATCTCAGACTTCTTCGGCTTCATAGGAAACTGGCTCAGCTACGCTCGTTTGATGGCCCTAGCTTTGGCAACCTCAGGAATAGCCATGGTCATTAACATACTCGTCGGAATGATATGGGGAGTTAAGCTTGGCCCAGTACCCCTAGGGATACTCATAGGCCTCGTGCTCTTCATAGGAGGGCACATATTCTCAACAGCAATAAACGCATTAGGTGCTTTCGTTCACGCTCTCCGTTTACACTATGTTGAATTTTTCGGAACGTTTTACTCCGGAGAAGGCAAAAAGTTTGAGCCTTTCAAATCTAAGAGGGAAGTGTCAAAACTCGAGTTAGAACTTTAAAAGAGGAGGTGTTAGGAAATGGACCCAATAGTTTACGTGTCTTTAGGTGCCGCGCTTGCGGCCGGTATTGCTGGAGCTGCATCCTCATTTGGTGTTGGTGTAGCAGGTGCAGCCGCAGCTGGAGCAGTTGCAGAGGATGAGAAGAACTTTAGAAACGCTTTGATATTAGAGGGTCTCCCAATGACCCAAAGTATCTATGGTTTGATCACCCTATTCCTAATATTGCTAGTCTCAGGAATACTCGGTGGAGGATTCAAGTTTG from Palaeococcus pacificus DY20341 includes:
- a CDS encoding V-type ATP synthase subunit H, with amino-acid sequence MEDVIKQIVEAEKEAEERIEKAKQDAKLIIQKAREDAKNIENSIIQKAQEESKKIVEAKKKEGEQEAEKILEENEKELEELKARAIENFEKAVDEALKLVRGI
- a CDS encoding potassium channel family protein, which translates into the protein MFVVVMGAGRVGFLVSKMLESEGHDVTIIESNKEKAKELANLINGLVINGDATNQSVLEEANIKQADAFAALTGQDDANLLACILAKHLNPNITTILRVSNIKNKQVFEQVEDLKKYFDYVVSPEEMAANYIFRTIVTPGFDRVMLPKEGAEIVQFSINSENDISEKLVKELGLPRDSLIVAVYDEKGNLIIPSGETKLPKKGQVIIFARDKALEEIKKIFEKKRE
- a CDS encoding protein translocase subunit SecF → MRPKFLKKLAEMEHKKMIMYPLIVFVVALLILAVKPPTLGIDLAGGVVVTAQGVSTNPDEVAKYVSDKLGIEVRVESFTSLAGGGINVYAPAGSSPEDIISVLKEKFPDAKYAQSEVQPTFGEMAQKQGIKAISYAFLGMAIVVFLFFRVLVPSFTVIFSAISDMIIAVALMSLVGIELSQATIAALLMLIGYSVDSNILLTTKLLKKKEDTIKEAYFSAVSTGFTMSTTTLGALASLWLISTAPVIDQIAVVLVFGLLADFMNTWVLNAGVLKWYLSRGEKQ
- a CDS encoding preprotein translocase subunit SecD produces the protein MKWKNLLLNWRVLLLLIFVIGSFASIIAYGLTFGLDISGGTAITVRLEKPVDQNTMDKVVTSLTNRINRLGIADVKVEPWGDQYIIVKVANVSEDTVRGIKETIEKQGVFYAEFEGEIFATGEDIVQVFEYRIEPSTYRWHVPFQISQKAAERFAQLALNKPGYPVDMFLDPPVNSLLLVSQETYNVMKDEFNAQAPQAMSLPERIKKAFNIDTVVYANQSIDEIVDLAKDKDLVVLIGVNGNLKDELESRGVRVRVIERGKDETTYDLITKALGLYGPYSVGEGLTHGQAATNVEITGSSSNPYLAQQEASIISVVLASGSLPIKVYVEGTQYISAELGRDFKNQVLIAGIAALLVVGAVVYAHYRKLRIAIPVVSTSLSEVIIILGVAALIKWNLDLPSIAGIIAAIGTGVDQQIVITDELLGSQRKERITKRSGVLKRMGRAFFVILASATTTVVAMSFLFKFFVGGLRGFAFTTILGVLIGISITRPAYAEIAKMLLSEKKR
- a CDS encoding pyridoxal-phosphate dependent enzyme; protein product: MLKCQICKATYPDVFRLKCDCGGLLDVVNEFEKPLEDLLNSDYLDIRRYLNLLPVNQKTLPSLTPPITPVIERKIEGMKVLFKLEYLMPSGSFKDRGTYVTVAKLKEEGIKEISLDSSGNAAISFALFGKAENIRVHVFIPKHTSEGKKKLLRLLKAEIHEIDGSRMEVHEKAQEFKGATYVSHWYNPYFLEGTKLTAYEAFEQIGEVEYVIIPTGSGSLFLGLYKGFKELERFGKIKKIPKLIAVQAKGFESLGKRSKEKNMLGEGIAIPEPPRKEQIKSALKESKGVHISVSEEETKKALEELRSMGFIVEATSAVGYAGFKLLLKKELLKENSKTLMPLTGSGFKSLTL